The following are encoded in a window of Brevibacillus sp. DP1.3A genomic DNA:
- a CDS encoding penicillin-binding protein 1A: protein MSNNHTSSSEPTKKKRRRSRGRTFWIIFQIVFVLGLMGAAVAGGIVTGYVAALVKDEPVRSKEELENKIFTNYLTGFAYYNDGSLIGQLRAEEGDRRLVKKADVSPYLINAIIATEDKTYYHHSGVSLQSTMRGAIQEITNQPVVTGGSTITQQLVKNTILSAEVSHTRKAREIFTAIRIERMFSKDQILEAYMNEIYFGKNANGSNVYGVQAAAKGIFGKDVKELGLAEGSYLAGMIQNPGAYSPFRAESYQRGKERQKMVLDRMLENGYITQTQYDGALASELKAQLAKPTQQAYREVPFLMMEIEDRAARQLVDADLLEKGRDKSTIGRNEYRQLVEEKRRDILRKGYKIHTTIDKSVYDIMQAVAADPKNFGKNRTYTIRRSNGKTEKIENALEEVGAMLIHNKTGAILGMIGGRDFKVEQTNHATVPRQPGSAMKPLAAYAPAFELGLLQPASPIDDAPVLLADGQNGSHLPKNWNNKWQGMMSAREALRMSWNIPAIKTYLKVGIPTALEYVKKMGITTLVDADNYAATGVIGGLTYGTTVEEITNAYGTFANHGSFVDAYLIDRIEDNTGKAIYRHETKPVQVYSEQTSYLITDMMRSVVNNGTGTHIRKYVPRKVDVAGKTGTTNNSNDLYFVGYTPELSMGVWVGFDEPYPMPDADKYVPMVVWGKVMKDVIAKHPNLSPPDSTFKKPAGIVSATVDSKSGLLPSELSKEAGHLITDLFNSKFVPKKVDDTHQKARVITYNGERYLAKEGTPEDFVTESVFYRSPDPLPTKEQIQAKNSRVATQPPDWEDRLPDKEDPRTEAGGAPASPSGVTATGSGKQISLTWQSAKEADLVGYRIYRADVQNGFVKVATVKDPSELTFADTTAAHRDLGYYVTSVDIAGNESQPSAIASVGSTQTWQLPDPNQGTETGIPNPTDNNGNGQTDPGGTATNPLDGSGDTNTNTDSTSPPAAPKSLSIKNTSNGWQLQWKGSSSSEQMYNVYFSPDSASGYLLLGTVSSTSFTHAAEVPNGSNYYITAVNSYGESPHSNIVTANTTE, encoded by the coding sequence ATGTCGAATAACCACACATCTTCCTCTGAACCGACGAAGAAAAAGCGACGCAGAAGCCGTGGTAGAACGTTCTGGATCATCTTCCAAATCGTCTTCGTACTAGGGCTAATGGGAGCTGCAGTTGCGGGAGGAATCGTGACAGGTTATGTTGCCGCACTCGTGAAGGACGAGCCTGTGCGCAGCAAGGAGGAACTGGAGAATAAAATCTTCACCAACTATCTGACTGGATTCGCCTACTACAACGACGGCTCTCTGATCGGCCAATTGCGGGCCGAAGAAGGCGATCGACGTTTGGTGAAGAAAGCAGACGTTTCTCCCTATTTAATTAATGCCATCATCGCAACTGAAGACAAAACCTACTACCACCACTCCGGAGTTTCGCTGCAATCTACCATGCGCGGAGCGATTCAGGAAATTACCAACCAGCCTGTCGTAACAGGTGGTAGTACGATTACACAGCAGCTTGTAAAAAATACAATCCTTTCTGCTGAAGTTAGCCACACCCGTAAGGCCCGTGAAATCTTTACCGCGATTCGGATCGAGCGCATGTTTTCCAAAGATCAGATTCTGGAAGCCTACATGAACGAAATTTACTTCGGAAAAAACGCCAACGGATCAAACGTATACGGCGTTCAGGCTGCCGCGAAAGGGATTTTTGGCAAAGATGTAAAAGAGCTCGGGCTCGCTGAGGGCTCCTATCTTGCAGGCATGATTCAAAACCCAGGTGCCTACTCTCCATTCCGTGCAGAAAGCTATCAGCGCGGGAAGGAACGCCAAAAAATGGTGTTGGATCGCATGCTGGAAAATGGCTACATCACACAAACCCAATACGATGGAGCTCTCGCCAGTGAATTGAAGGCACAGCTAGCAAAACCGACGCAGCAAGCTTATCGAGAAGTACCTTTCTTGATGATGGAGATTGAAGATCGTGCCGCACGTCAACTTGTGGATGCAGACCTCTTGGAAAAAGGACGAGACAAATCAACCATCGGCCGCAACGAATACCGACAGCTGGTTGAAGAGAAACGTCGCGACATACTGCGAAAAGGGTACAAGATACATACCACTATCGACAAGAGCGTATATGACATCATGCAGGCTGTTGCAGCCGACCCGAAAAACTTCGGTAAGAATCGTACCTATACGATTCGTCGCTCTAACGGCAAAACAGAAAAAATCGAAAATGCTCTCGAAGAAGTCGGCGCAATGCTGATTCACAACAAAACAGGAGCCATCCTCGGCATGATCGGGGGACGTGACTTCAAGGTGGAACAGACGAACCACGCCACTGTACCACGCCAGCCTGGTTCTGCCATGAAGCCACTTGCCGCTTATGCTCCTGCTTTTGAACTGGGATTGCTCCAGCCAGCATCCCCAATCGATGACGCTCCGGTACTACTCGCTGACGGCCAGAACGGTTCCCATTTACCTAAGAACTGGAACAACAAATGGCAAGGGATGATGAGTGCCCGCGAAGCGCTGCGGATGTCCTGGAACATTCCGGCGATCAAGACGTATTTGAAAGTTGGCATTCCAACGGCTCTCGAATACGTAAAGAAAATGGGAATCACAACATTGGTGGATGCTGACAACTATGCAGCCACTGGCGTAATTGGCGGTCTTACCTACGGAACAACTGTCGAGGAAATTACAAACGCCTATGGGACATTCGCAAATCACGGTTCTTTCGTGGATGCCTATCTGATTGACCGAATTGAGGATAACACCGGAAAAGCCATTTATCGCCACGAAACCAAGCCTGTGCAAGTGTACAGCGAGCAAACCTCATACCTGATCACTGATATGATGCGTTCCGTTGTCAATAACGGTACAGGTACACACATCCGCAAATACGTGCCGCGCAAAGTCGATGTGGCAGGTAAAACCGGAACAACGAATAACAGCAACGACCTCTATTTCGTCGGTTACACGCCAGAGCTGTCTATGGGCGTATGGGTTGGCTTTGACGAGCCATATCCAATGCCAGACGCGGACAAATATGTTCCGATGGTCGTATGGGGTAAGGTCATGAAGGATGTCATTGCGAAACATCCGAACCTTTCACCTCCTGACTCCACCTTTAAAAAGCCGGCAGGAATTGTCAGCGCGACTGTAGACTCCAAATCAGGCCTTTTGCCTAGTGAGCTTTCAAAAGAAGCTGGTCATTTGATCACTGATTTGTTCAACAGCAAATTCGTTCCGAAGAAGGTGGACGATACCCACCAAAAAGCACGTGTCATTACGTATAATGGCGAACGGTATTTGGCGAAGGAAGGAACACCTGAAGATTTTGTTACCGAAAGCGTCTTCTACCGCTCACCTGATCCGCTCCCTACCAAGGAGCAAATTCAAGCGAAAAACAGTAGAGTCGCCACCCAACCGCCAGATTGGGAGGACCGCTTGCCTGACAAGGAAGACCCTCGCACAGAGGCAGGTGGAGCGCCAGCTTCGCCAAGCGGTGTAACAGCTACAGGCTCAGGCAAGCAAATTTCGCTTACGTGGCAATCAGCCAAAGAAGCTGACTTGGTCGGTTATCGCATCTACCGCGCTGATGTGCAGAACGGCTTTGTCAAAGTAGCGACTGTGAAGGATCCATCGGAATTGACTTTTGCCGATACGACTGCAGCCCATCGAGATTTAGGCTATTATGTCACTTCTGTGGATATCGCTGGCAATGAATCGCAGCCTTCCGCAATCGCTTCTGTCGGTTCTACACAGACATGGCAGTTGCCTGATCCAAATCAAGGTACGGAAACAGGCATCCCGAATCCGACGGACAATAACGGGAATGGTCAAACAGATCCAGGTGGAACTGCGACTAACCCGCTAGATGGATCAGGAGACACGAATACAAACACTGATTCCACTTCACCACCTGCTGCTCCGAAATCCTTGTCCATCAAGAATACATCAAACGGTTGGCAGCTACAGTGGAAAGGAAGCAGCTCGTCTGAGCAGATGTACAACGTATATTTTAGCCCAGACTCAGCAAGCGGCTATTTGCTACTCGGTACAGTCTCTAGCACAAGCTTTACACATGCAGCAGAAGTACCGAATGGCAGCAACTATTACATTACCGCAGTCAACAGTTACGGAGAATCGCCACATTCTAACATCGTAACTGCCAACACCACAGAATAA
- the rpsD gene encoding 30S ribosomal protein S4, whose protein sequence is MSRYTGPRHKLARRLGISLDGTGKDIKRNFPPGQHGHNNRRKLSEYGIQLQEKQKLRHMFGLNEKQFRRTFDNASKMAGVVGENFMKLLESRLDNLVYRMGFAPTRPAARQLVNHGHFLVNGKKVNIPSYRVQPGDVISIREKSRGLQLIKDALEGRTFLPNYVTFNDAAAEGTFTRLPDREEMPAEINEVLIVEFYSR, encoded by the coding sequence ATGTCACGTTACACAGGACCTCGTCACAAACTGGCTCGTCGTCTGGGTATCTCCCTCGATGGTACAGGAAAAGACATCAAACGCAACTTCCCTCCAGGTCAACACGGTCACAACAACCGTCGTAAACTGAGCGAGTACGGAATCCAGTTGCAAGAAAAGCAAAAACTGCGCCACATGTTTGGCCTTAACGAAAAACAATTCCGCCGCACTTTCGACAACGCTAGCAAAATGGCTGGCGTAGTGGGCGAAAACTTCATGAAATTGCTGGAATCCCGTCTGGATAACCTGGTATACCGTATGGGCTTTGCTCCAACTCGCCCAGCTGCTCGTCAGTTGGTAAACCATGGTCACTTCCTGGTAAACGGCAAAAAAGTAAACATCCCATCCTACCGCGTACAACCGGGTGATGTAATCTCCATTCGTGAAAAGTCCCGTGGTCTGCAACTGATCAAGGACGCTCTGGAAGGTCGCACTTTCCTGCCGAACTACGTTACATTCAACGATGCTGCTGCTGAAGGTACCTTCACTCGTCTGCCAGACCGTGAAGAAATGCCAGCTGAAATCAACGAAGTTCTGATCGTTGAGTTCTACAGCCGTTAA
- a CDS encoding YcdB/YcdC domain-containing protein — MKPWIIRSSSFVLSASLLLPVAQAHAQSPHVSTNKMATTVAQADSVAQTKAKLSKEAALALATKIVPTAGMTVQNVSFRSADSWRPFPEWSFSWVKKDPENGKVLLSYSVSIHANTGELTSYSHQEQDASSLPYAKRISYTEAQEQAKRFFEKNNAGKAAETRLYTRDMPEPKTPLNSEVYYNFHFVREVDGILFPDNGADITVDASGKVTNYSLSWNDVTFEDTDTTISEEKAEKLFKEQANPKPVYLLPWERMETQNNKPSLGYMNPFTFYIDAETGKALTPSLTPYQPAKDPEPVSSKVLPARRSGQPLSQEEAVQWASKTLNLSNYELRSANYNEKDYRGNRPVWDLEFGEKGNSEDGFAYVSVDAVTGDIYRLNKDFRGHKEKTTTSKKPDIEKFKAKAMETIRDLAPTMAHQLYWTERLEEEIQNQPVDSERTQIRFERFINGIAAASGSAYFTFDTETGDLLNYSAELGSETYPTQVPKHLPAAEASEKWWTETKAEEIYALVPLSPEDAKRAKEQPSYTPKRTAKIVYRATMTPFEQPYYLDGVTGEWSSTATGKTIALHRPAPADLKDHPAEKELLLMYEYDALTLENGNIMPQKPITRGEMIEMLMISLNQGRHYPQYSLERKATYSDVANGSRFFSAVEGAVDRGLLDKNASKLNPNETITREELADMIVRALGYKKLTDFPGMFQSQLSDIANSKYRGSIIIATTLDIVPTDKQKFQPQSLVPRADAAITFTRFLEKRDTSDGPVTLLRK, encoded by the coding sequence ATGAAACCGTGGATCATTCGGTCTAGCTCATTTGTTCTATCTGCCAGTCTGTTGCTGCCTGTCGCACAAGCACATGCACAATCACCTCATGTGAGTACCAATAAAATGGCGACTACTGTGGCACAAGCAGACTCCGTGGCACAAACCAAAGCAAAGCTGTCCAAGGAAGCTGCCTTGGCACTCGCTACAAAAATAGTGCCTACCGCTGGGATGACAGTGCAGAATGTGTCATTTCGTTCAGCGGATAGCTGGCGTCCATTTCCAGAATGGTCGTTTAGTTGGGTGAAGAAAGATCCAGAAAACGGCAAAGTCCTTTTATCATATAGCGTCAGTATCCACGCTAATACAGGCGAGCTTACTTCCTATTCTCATCAAGAGCAGGACGCATCTTCGCTTCCCTATGCAAAACGAATTTCCTATACAGAGGCGCAAGAGCAGGCGAAGCGCTTTTTCGAGAAAAACAATGCAGGAAAAGCAGCGGAAACAAGACTGTATACCCGCGATATGCCAGAGCCAAAAACTCCGCTGAACTCGGAAGTCTACTATAATTTCCACTTTGTTCGTGAAGTGGACGGCATTCTCTTTCCTGACAACGGCGCAGATATCACAGTAGATGCTTCTGGCAAAGTGACCAACTATTCTCTGTCGTGGAACGACGTGACTTTCGAGGACACAGACACGACAATCTCAGAAGAAAAAGCTGAGAAGCTATTTAAAGAACAAGCGAATCCAAAACCAGTTTACCTGCTGCCGTGGGAGCGGATGGAGACTCAAAATAACAAGCCGTCTCTCGGGTATATGAATCCTTTCACATTCTACATTGATGCGGAGACTGGGAAAGCATTGACACCATCGTTGACCCCTTATCAACCAGCGAAAGATCCTGAGCCGGTCAGCAGCAAAGTCCTTCCTGCACGCCGAAGCGGACAACCGCTCTCCCAAGAGGAAGCTGTACAATGGGCATCGAAAACATTGAATTTGTCCAACTATGAGCTTCGTTCTGCCAATTACAATGAAAAAGACTACCGTGGCAATCGTCCTGTCTGGGATCTCGAATTCGGCGAAAAAGGCAATAGCGAAGACGGATTTGCGTATGTCTCCGTGGATGCTGTAACCGGGGACATCTACCGATTGAACAAGGACTTCCGTGGCCATAAAGAAAAAACAACCACTTCTAAAAAACCAGACATAGAAAAATTCAAGGCAAAAGCGATGGAAACGATTCGTGATTTGGCGCCCACCATGGCCCACCAGCTTTACTGGACAGAGCGTTTGGAAGAGGAAATCCAAAACCAACCCGTTGATTCCGAGCGGACGCAGATCCGATTTGAGCGTTTTATCAACGGAATAGCTGCAGCTAGCGGCTCTGCCTACTTCACGTTTGACACAGAAACAGGCGATCTGCTGAATTACAGTGCTGAATTGGGCAGTGAAACATACCCGACACAAGTTCCCAAGCACCTGCCTGCTGCCGAAGCGAGCGAGAAGTGGTGGACTGAGACAAAAGCAGAGGAAATTTACGCCCTTGTCCCTCTTAGTCCTGAGGATGCCAAGCGCGCAAAAGAGCAGCCTTCCTACACACCGAAGCGAACTGCCAAGATCGTCTATCGTGCGACAATGACGCCGTTTGAGCAGCCGTATTACCTTGATGGTGTAACAGGCGAGTGGAGCTCCACCGCTACTGGCAAAACGATTGCGCTGCATCGTCCGGCTCCTGCCGATTTGAAAGATCATCCGGCGGAGAAGGAACTCTTGTTGATGTATGAATACGACGCACTAACGCTTGAAAACGGCAATATCATGCCGCAAAAACCAATCACACGTGGCGAAATGATTGAAATGCTCATGATCAGTCTCAACCAAGGCAGACACTATCCACAGTACTCTCTGGAACGCAAGGCCACTTATAGCGATGTGGCAAATGGTTCGCGCTTCTTCTCAGCCGTGGAAGGTGCTGTTGATCGCGGACTTCTCGATAAAAATGCTTCCAAGCTGAACCCAAATGAGACGATTACACGTGAAGAGCTCGCTGATATGATTGTTCGTGCACTCGGTTACAAAAAACTGACGGACTTCCCTGGCATGTTCCAGTCCCAGCTCTCAGACATTGCCAATTCGAAGTACCGCGGTTCGATCATCATCGCGACTACACTCGATATCGTGCCAACCGACAAGCAGAAGTTCCAGCCGCAAAGCCTTGTCCCTCGTGCCGATGCAGCCATTACCTTTACCCGTTTCCTCGAAAAACGGGATACTTCAGACGGTCCGGTTACTTTGTTGCGAAAATAA
- a CDS encoding histidine phosphatase family protein gives METIMYLIRHGETEWNQVRRIQGHSDIALNELGVRQAEQVADRFQGEKIHAFYSSDLSRAHDTAAKIAGNFQSSVSTRTTLRERCYGEWEGLTYEEIRERFENQDEASCGIETFEDMQRRAVAAMTEIAGSHSGEAIVVVSHGGLINSFLHYVTVGEQGTGITRIDNTGITIFRYVDRRWEVLSVNDTDHLKA, from the coding sequence TTGGAAACCATCATGTATCTCATTCGTCATGGAGAGACGGAGTGGAATCAGGTTCGTCGTATACAAGGCCACAGTGACATCGCATTGAACGAGCTCGGTGTACGTCAGGCCGAGCAAGTAGCAGACAGGTTCCAAGGCGAGAAGATTCACGCTTTTTATTCGAGTGATCTCAGTCGGGCACACGATACGGCTGCCAAGATTGCTGGTAACTTCCAATCCTCTGTTTCTACGCGGACAACCTTGCGGGAGCGCTGCTATGGGGAGTGGGAGGGACTCACCTATGAAGAAATACGTGAGCGATTTGAAAATCAGGATGAAGCCTCCTGTGGAATTGAGACATTCGAAGACATGCAGCGTCGAGCTGTAGCTGCCATGACAGAAATAGCAGGGAGCCATTCAGGTGAGGCGATTGTCGTTGTCTCGCATGGCGGTCTCATTAATAGCTTCTTGCATTATGTGACGGTAGGAGAACAAGGAACGGGTATCACACGTATCGATAATACCGGTATTACGATATTTCGGTATGTAGATCGCAGGTGGGAAGTTCTATCCGTTAATGATACAGACCATTTGAAAGCTTGA
- a CDS encoding sensor domain-containing diguanylate cyclase gives MLGKLETVFSYTAHFILQSWPEKRPGILFLTDSGGRVINFMEMQVGPSRNSQGLTLQHDVSIGKVFDFILEALSSKEIVVKTRSETNNVCGAFPLCEEDGRVRAVIGMIAPEEQIHFDLSSYMRGLEPLIRMGYDAYIQHVTSQIVMDLTLHDTTKELLQSLTGQISDIIQKGYCSAVKLADNATLIPQESVTTQEAEVGQTHIAQLVSRFGTTQIMPSILDDHRLVVVPVSLNQTPLYALFLHLPSEETDCVYDERDVAFLQEVGAKASCALWRSIMSDDLRREASKKDLLYQLMSKIQASIDVNDVLHEIVTSIPSLYPYLSAELFLTVEPNATTPVKQLSFQEVEPSTSTKAYLEGRLIAEEVGEGEQQVTVIAAPLLGKQGIYGVLQVTSDQRITLNQHEKDYISILADTAGTAFENAQLYQQSRNLIRELRLINEMARQLNRSLDLKEILDFVTTMMRATFDAEFCAILRKTPGEDCFDVLSSSIPAFNGMAIDSTEKPFQQILQNKQALLLAQPGAGPLPFSLFSCCSFMGVPLVVEGEISGVLLVADSRYHFFSFDDYKLLEIFGQHASLAMTNAVLHNEMERMVITDNLTGLYTRRHLNERVRGSLQKDNYGSLILIDIDYFKTVNDTFGHQVGDEVLIQVSNLIRHSIRDSDIAARWGGEELAVYLPRVDKNTAHSVAERIRECVEQETSPQVTISCGLAKWSREMDVNLSVEALFHQADIALYEAKNSGRNQVVLA, from the coding sequence ATGTTGGGGAAGTTAGAGACAGTCTTTTCCTACACGGCCCATTTTATCTTACAATCTTGGCCGGAAAAGCGCCCAGGCATCCTTTTCTTGACAGATTCCGGGGGCCGCGTAATCAACTTCATGGAAATGCAGGTTGGTCCATCTCGGAATTCTCAAGGGCTTACCCTGCAACACGATGTATCGATTGGCAAAGTCTTTGATTTTATTTTAGAGGCACTTTCCTCCAAAGAGATCGTAGTCAAAACGAGAAGTGAAACGAACAACGTGTGTGGAGCCTTTCCTTTGTGTGAAGAAGATGGAAGGGTTCGAGCTGTCATTGGCATGATAGCGCCCGAAGAACAGATCCATTTCGATTTGTCCTCCTACATGCGCGGGCTAGAGCCGTTGATTCGCATGGGATATGATGCTTATATTCAACACGTCACAAGCCAGATTGTCATGGATTTGACGCTGCATGATACGACCAAAGAGCTGCTGCAAAGCTTGACGGGTCAGATCAGTGATATTATCCAAAAAGGCTATTGTTCGGCCGTGAAGCTCGCGGACAATGCCACGTTGATTCCGCAGGAGAGCGTAACAACGCAAGAGGCCGAAGTCGGACAAACTCACATTGCCCAACTGGTTTCGAGATTCGGTACGACGCAAATCATGCCTTCCATTTTAGATGACCACAGGCTTGTTGTCGTTCCTGTCTCCTTGAACCAAACGCCGCTCTACGCACTGTTTTTGCATCTGCCATCCGAAGAGACAGATTGCGTGTACGATGAACGGGATGTTGCTTTTTTGCAGGAAGTAGGCGCGAAGGCAAGCTGTGCGCTTTGGCGTTCGATCATGTCGGACGACCTGCGTCGTGAAGCGAGCAAAAAAGATTTGTTGTATCAGTTGATGTCAAAGATTCAGGCATCGATTGATGTGAATGATGTTTTGCATGAAATCGTGACGAGCATTCCCAGCCTTTATCCGTACTTGTCGGCAGAGCTGTTCCTGACGGTTGAACCCAATGCAACCACCCCGGTCAAACAGCTTTCTTTTCAAGAAGTAGAGCCGTCTACCAGTACCAAGGCGTATTTGGAAGGACGTCTCATTGCCGAAGAAGTGGGAGAAGGGGAGCAACAGGTGACGGTGATCGCAGCGCCACTCTTGGGCAAGCAGGGCATCTACGGAGTATTGCAAGTGACGTCCGATCAGCGAATCACCTTGAATCAGCATGAAAAGGACTACATCTCGATCTTAGCAGATACTGCTGGCACTGCGTTTGAAAACGCACAGCTCTATCAGCAATCGCGCAATTTGATTCGAGAATTGCGTTTGATTAATGAGATGGCACGCCAGTTGAACAGAAGTCTTGATTTAAAGGAAATTCTCGATTTTGTTACGACGATGATGCGGGCTACCTTTGATGCTGAGTTTTGTGCCATCTTGCGAAAAACGCCGGGTGAGGATTGCTTCGATGTGCTTTCTTCCTCCATTCCAGCGTTCAATGGCATGGCTATCGATTCTACAGAAAAGCCATTTCAGCAAATCTTGCAAAACAAGCAGGCGTTGTTGTTGGCTCAACCAGGGGCAGGACCCCTTCCTTTTTCGCTCTTTTCGTGCTGTTCCTTCATGGGGGTTCCGCTCGTTGTTGAGGGTGAGATAAGTGGAGTCCTTTTAGTCGCAGATTCCCGTTATCATTTTTTTAGTTTTGACGACTACAAACTCCTCGAAATATTTGGACAACATGCGAGCTTGGCAATGACCAACGCCGTCCTGCATAATGAAATGGAACGAATGGTCATTACGGATAATTTGACAGGTCTATACACGAGAAGACATTTGAATGAACGAGTAAGAGGATCATTACAAAAAGACAACTATGGCTCGTTGATCTTGATCGATATTGATTATTTTAAAACCGTGAATGATACTTTTGGCCATCAGGTAGGGGACGAGGTACTGATTCAGGTCTCCAATCTGATTCGACATAGCATCCGAGACAGTGATATCGCGGCAAGATGGGGCGGAGAGGAACTCGCTGTTTATTTGCCACGTGTGGACAAAAACACTGCGCATTCCGTGGCAGAGCGCATACGGGAATGCGTCGAGCAGGAGACGTCTCCACAGGTCACGATCTCGTGTGGACTAGCGAAATGGAGCAGGGAGATGGATGTAAACCTGAGTGTAGAAGCGTTGTTCCATCAAGCAGACATTGCTTTGTATGAAGCCAAAAATTCAGGTAGAAATCAAGTTGTTCTCGCCTAG
- a CDS encoding MBL fold metallo-hydrolase, translating into MTTNDDKQRIATQVAPDIFCLEIPTPFDVGAVNVYLLKGERLTLVDVGPLTDDAWVALTEGLESIGVSVQDIEQVILTHHHVDHCGQLEKVREQSGAKTFAHPQATPYVQQDEQFMTFHDQFFEELYIQSGVPEKMMVIISKFHKLMKKFSAPSQIDFHLKHEQKVPYLEDWQVLYTPGHSQSHLSLYRAKDQVMIGGDHIIKRISSNAFIEPPRNRSSSRPLTLIQYRTALQMCADIEIEQVLSGHGQPVYNHRELILARLQKNWERTGTLRRLLADGEKTAFELNALLFPGLYKKELPLTLSETLGHIDLLMILHQIEVREQDRILYYHL; encoded by the coding sequence ATGACAACGAACGATGACAAGCAAAGGATCGCGACGCAAGTAGCACCTGATATTTTTTGTCTGGAAATACCTACACCTTTTGATGTGGGGGCAGTAAACGTCTACTTACTCAAAGGGGAACGCTTGACGTTGGTTGATGTGGGTCCGTTGACCGACGATGCGTGGGTGGCCTTAACAGAAGGCTTAGAATCGATTGGGGTAAGCGTGCAAGATATCGAGCAGGTCATACTGACGCATCATCATGTGGATCATTGCGGGCAGTTAGAAAAAGTACGGGAACAATCGGGAGCGAAGACGTTTGCCCATCCGCAGGCAACCCCTTATGTACAGCAGGATGAGCAGTTTATGACTTTTCATGATCAGTTTTTCGAAGAGCTGTACATCCAGAGCGGTGTACCAGAAAAAATGATGGTCATTATCTCGAAATTTCACAAGCTGATGAAGAAGTTTTCTGCGCCAAGCCAGATTGACTTTCATCTGAAGCATGAGCAAAAGGTACCGTACTTGGAGGACTGGCAGGTACTGTATACGCCAGGACATAGCCAAAGCCATCTGTCGTTGTATCGGGCAAAGGATCAAGTCATGATTGGTGGAGACCATATTATCAAGCGAATTTCATCCAATGCCTTCATTGAACCACCCCGGAATCGTTCGAGTTCAAGACCACTGACCTTAATTCAATACCGCACAGCGTTGCAAATGTGTGCGGACATAGAGATCGAACAAGTCCTCAGTGGACACGGTCAACCGGTTTACAACCATCGAGAGCTCATACTCGCTCGTCTGCAAAAGAACTGGGAGAGGACAGGTACGCTCCGAAGGCTTCTTGCAGATGGAGAAAAGACAGCTTTTGAACTGAATGCTCTCTTATTTCCAGGTTTGTACAAAAAAGAATTGCCATTGACGCTATCCGAAACGTTGGGGCACATTGATTTGTTGATGATTCTTCATCAGATTGAAGTGAGAGAGCAAGATCGCATCTTGTATTACCACCTGTAA
- the refZ gene encoding forespore capture DNA-binding protein RefZ: MDQTKMRILSAAAKLFDVHGYKGTSVRQIASVAQVNSALISYHFEGKQGVLETLIASYFETLFRLLEELENEQENIPAYQRLEQVVQLYLQFQCEHAPITRLIHRELSVESMLAREVMTLYMSRWKHGLSRVIEGGVVAGEFLPVSIDRTVLAMTSQMIYPFLQPQMVRQVYDLEPSSEEFVQWLQTSIMCYLRGSLLPA; the protein is encoded by the coding sequence ATGGATCAGACGAAAATGCGTATTTTATCCGCAGCAGCGAAGCTTTTTGATGTTCATGGCTACAAAGGGACCTCCGTAAGACAAATTGCCTCTGTTGCTCAAGTAAATTCCGCGCTGATTTCCTATCACTTTGAAGGGAAGCAAGGAGTCCTGGAGACGTTGATTGCTTCTTACTTTGAGACGTTGTTTCGCCTTTTGGAAGAACTGGAAAACGAACAGGAAAACATCCCTGCCTATCAACGATTGGAACAAGTTGTGCAGCTGTATTTGCAATTTCAATGTGAGCATGCGCCTATCACGCGTTTGATTCATCGTGAGCTGAGCGTAGAATCCATGCTTGCACGTGAAGTGATGACGCTATACATGAGCCGATGGAAGCACGGGCTTTCGCGTGTGATCGAGGGCGGCGTCGTCGCGGGTGAGTTTTTGCCCGTCTCTATTGATCGTACAGTACTGGCTATGACGAGCCAGATGATATATCCATTTTTGCAACCACAAATGGTTCGCCAGGTCTATGATCTCGAGCCATCTTCCGAGGAGTTCGTCCAATGGCTGCAAACCTCGATTATGTGCTATCTGCGAGGTTCTTTGCTGCCCGCTTAG